The Spirulina subsalsa PCC 9445 region AGTTGAGCAGGATGGAAGATTTCCGTCAAAAATTGATCATAGCTAACTCCGGGATAAACTGGAGCAAATATATCATTAAAGGCCTGTTCTGTCACCTCTGTTGTAATCGAATAATTAACCGTTAACTCTTGATCTAAATCACCCATTCGGCGTAATTTAAACATTGCATTATGTGACCCTTCAGTGGCTACACCTCCCTTGTCTTGATATTTAGAAGACCAATGACTTAAAAGCCAGACTAACGGCACATTATTATCCCAAATTGTCACCGCAGCTATGTCGTTTGTTCCCACTTCATAGTGTTTATCTTCATCTTTTTTCTCCGTTCCATCTTCCTGTTGATCTTCTGCAAGGTGTAAGTACACCATTTCACGATACTCGGATAAATCATCATCAACGGGTTGCACTGTAATTTTTACTTCGGATTCTCCTGCTGGAATAATCACACTCCCCTGCGCTAAATTGCCTGTTGCACGGTCAATGGACTGAATTAAATTGCCATTATCATCCGGGTTTTCTGTGGTTAGGAAGTAATCCACATTAGGAGTTGCCGCAGGACGAGATATGCTATTCCGCCCTTCTATCGTGTAATACACTGTTAACGCTTCTTGGGTGTTACCCGTGCGCGTAATCGTAAACTCCCCTGAATGTTCCCCCTCCTTCGCATCCGGATTCGTAGCGACAATAGAAATCGTTGGTTTATAACCGTACAGATTCAATTTCCACTGTTTTAATTCCCCTGTTATCTCATTATTATTCTCATCAAACACTTGCAGCGTCCAATCCCCAACAGACGACTCTCCCCAATGACGCGCCGATGTAAATATCCACTTATCAAAATTATTCCCCGTATCCTTTAAACGAGGTTGCGCCAGAATCGACTCTGTACCACTCGGAGACGTTAACACCACTTTTAAATCCCCTCGATTGCTATGAGTCGCATCAAACATCACCTCAACTTTTTCTAGGGTTATATTTTCCCTAATCTCTACAGTTGAAGTCACAGAATCACCATTTTCGGGAATCTGTTCACCCACCGGAATCACTCCCGACGTAACCATCCATTCCCGCCCCACTAATTTCCCCGTTTCCCTCCACTCCTTCGCTAACTCAACCGCCCTCGCCGCATCCAATGCCCCAAACCCATACTTATAATTATGTTCAAATCCCCCACCATTCACCGTCCAACCTTCATCCTCTGGATCATTTTTCCGCGCACTTTCCACCAGAATATGCTGCACATCCCGCCAGGTTAAACTCGGATGCGCCTCCAAAATCAACCCCACCACCCCAGAAGTCAACGCCGCCGCCGCCGAAGTCCCCCCAGTGTCTACATAGTCAGCAAGATCCGTTGTGATAATATTGTGACCATCACCACTCGAATAAGCGGAAATCAACAGAGGTGCGCCCGACTCACTATAAACCGCTTGCACACCCTCACGGGTAATCGCTGCCACCGGAATCACATAACGAGAATTTGCATAGCCATCAAAATTCACCCCATCATCCTGCTGCCCTCCATTGCCACCAGCCCAGACAAAAATACTCCCCAGTCCATTCCGTCCTTGGTTAATTCCGTTATATAAAACCATCTGAGTTAGAGGATCTGGCGCGCCTAATGTTGAGCCATTATCCAACGGTCCCCAACTATTGTTATAAATATCAATATTGTGATTTAAATAAGACAGAGTATCCGCTTTTACTAAATCTGTAGGGTTGCTTGAGTCAGGATCCAAACGTAATCCCACCAGAGAAGCATCGGGTGCCGCTCCTTTATAATCTCCCAAACCATCATCATATCCATTCCCCCCAATAATTCCCGCCATCTCAGTCCCATGAGCTTGCCAAAAACCCGGACTCGCATCATTGCCATAAATCCCAAAACCTTGAGAATCGGTAAAATTACGACTTAAATCCACCCGATAATTATGACTTAAAGCCGGATGATTAAAAGCTACCCCATCATCAACAATGGCAATTGTCACCCCTGTTCCCGTTACTCCCTGCGCCCAAGCCCCATTAATATTCACACTTTCTCCACCCGGATTATGTAAATGCCATAGCAGAGTATCATCAGGTAACAAACCTCGTAATTCTAACTCCCGAGGGACTAAAGGATAGGCAAACTCTAACCCCTTCAAACCATCTAACTGACGCAACACCTCACCCGATGTCACCCCCTCCCCAAACTGCCAGACATAAGTATTGGGAATATGCCGAGTTGTCCCTAAACTTTCCGCCTCCACTAACGTTAATAAATTGGGCAGTAATTGTTGACTGGTTACTCCCACCACCCACTGATGATTCTGGACTAATGTTTCTGGACTATAACTATCAGGATTAACCGCTCGTTCTAGGGAATATCTTACGGGGTCAGGTAGTCCTTCAACAATGGAAATTTCCGGCTCATCAAACGTCACATATTCAATCAAAGCCCTGCCCAACTCTGTCTCACGCCAATCCAGCGCAGGATTGATCACTTCCTCAATATGAATTGCTTCCCCCCTTGCACCATTCACCCGAAAAATAATGTCATTGTAATCAAAATCCGTCTTCCCATCCACTCGGGCATCTTCCCAAGCAAACGTCATCCCCTCCCCCGTCACATCCGCAATCTGACCCAAGTTTAAACCATCATCGGGATTGGCGGTTGCTAAAGAAAATAGAGGACGGAGTGACCCCCCTGCACTAGGATTAGCGGCCAATCGTTGCACCGTTCCATTCGGTACTAACATCACCCCAAAAGTGTCCCCCGGTCGCATTTGAAAGGTTTTTTCTCCTAGATATTCCCCGGTATTCCAATCCGGTTCTCCCAATTCTCCACTAAATCTTGCCCCTTCCAAACGGTCAGAAATAACCACATAACCCATTTCAGAATCACTTAATGAACGAGCCACGGCTTCCCGAATAAAGTCCACTGACCCCGGTTCAAATTCCTCCATTCCCTCTAGGCTAAAAATGGCTAATTCTCCTTGATATTTCCCCCCATCAAACACAAAATCAATGGTCACTTCTCCCGTCTCACCCACCGTAAACACCCCAGAGGTAAATTCAACCCCTTCTGACTGGTCAAAGGTTTCCATGAAGGGCAAAACTTCCAGGTCATTTAAATCCACCTCTAGGGGGTCAGTAATCTCAACCGCCGCCTCGAACACTTCCAGCGTTTCTAGAGCCATTTCCGGGTCAAGTTCAATGCCATCCTCTCCCACATCAATTAATCCCGACGGCGTTAAAATTGGCTCAAGAATAAATGCTTGAAACAGGGGAGTTTCGTCCGGGGTCGAGGAAGACTTTTTAAACCAAGAGAACACCATAAAACCTCCAAAAACTTTAGCCTTGTTGTCTTGTCGGTTAGGCACAGGAAAAGCACAACCCAACAATTCTCACATCAAAATCTCTCATAGAATGCGTCAGACCGAGCCAATTTAAAACCATTAAAACTGACATAAACCCGACGCACCATCAACAGCGAACCCGTCAAAATTTTCGTTCATTATGCCGTTGAAAAAACTGCTGACCAGTCCCCATAAAAACAGCCCCTAAAACCAATAAACTCAACAGACTAGAAGGTTCAGGAGTAGAAGCTTTATTAGAATTATCTTCAGAAGGCCCCCTTACTATTTTGTCCCAGTAGTCAATACGCTCCTTTGGTGTTTCCTGACACCCAGAAATTAAACTACCATTGCTCGCATCCCCAAGAATGGCCAAAGCATCCGCATTACATAAACCGAAAAAGTCAATAACATATTGACCCTCTAAACGTTCAGGAATAAAAAAGTGTTGTTTCCCCTCACCCCTGTCATAAAACGCATTGGGAATTTCCTCAAACAAGCCAAACTCTTCAGTATAGCCCAAACGTCGCCCTAAAGGGTCTGTGAGTAGAAACTCAACATTCTGGAATAACCCCTGTAAAGTGTCCGAATTGTTCGAGAAATAATGGTTCAGGAGATAGTGCAGAAAACCGGAGGAAAGCGTTGGTATCTGTAGCGGATTTCTCAACTCATAATCAGACCGACATTCAATCGTCGTCGGAAAAACACTTAGACATTCCCAAGGGACTTGAGAAGCTGGCTGGCTACCATTAACATGGATTAATTCGAGATGGTTGAAAATAAAACCCTGACCATTAAAGATTCCCGCTTGTTCAGCCGCCCGTTCAATCAAACCGATGCCGCTAAATACTCGCCGAAAATCATAGCCCTTTTGTCGCACAGGGGTAACATTAACATCTGAGGAAACATAAGGGCGATTTTCCTGACTTTGAATATAAGCCAGCATCAATTCTACTTGATTTTCGCTGACATAAGGAATATCGGAAAAACGCACAATTTCTCGATTTTGAACAGGGGAACTATTCGGGTCAGATGAAAGATGGAGGAATGTCCCCAAGGTGTGAGTAGATTGCACTCCACTTTGAGAATTAACGGCTATACAATCTTGTGCAAAAATATCCCAATAGCAGGGCTGAGTATAAGCTGGACTTGACTCATAAATATTCGTCCCGTCAAAGAATCCTACATGATCAAATGATGAGTTAGTCCCGGTGCTAAGAAAAACTAAGCCCGCCTCGGTAGAAATCTTAGTGTCTACATTAAAAGTGTAGTTCTGGCTGGGGTCTTTGGGTGTTACCAGAAATTCGATAATAGACCCCTGTTTAACTTTTAAATAACTGTCCCAGCTAGTTTCTCCACTGGCTTGTCCGTTGGTTTGATTCGTATTCTGAATGTCTAAATTACCAAGGATATCCTTTCCATCAAGCAAGATTTGAAAGGTCAATTGATCTACTGTCCCCAACGTTGTGGAAAGGTCAATATAGCCTGTAAAGGGACTTTGCCAGATTAAACTTTGTTCGGTGCTGTTGAGGGTTCCTTGAAATAGGGTCATCCCTAGGGTGGGAGAGACTCCACTAAAGACTCCTAACGTTAGGCTGGCTAAGGTGAGGAGGGTTTTATTAAGGTGTCGCATAGGTCAATCATAGAAGCTAGTTGTTTTCAGTGATGTATTACTTATGAAAAATTGGTCAGTGGTGCGAATTCCACTCGATAGAAACATTTAGAGGGATTTGGGTTGAAGGAGACATCTGACAACCTATTATTTAGTTAGTGCGTGCAACAGCTTAGATTTTTATTTAGCTGGAGTTAATTCTAAATCAGTCCATAGTATCTGTCTCCTGTAATATTACCGAGTTTATTTAAAGAGTTGATGAAGTTTTTTAGGGTTTAATAAAAAATTGAATAAACTCTTTATCAAGTTGGTGTAAAAATACGGAGACTTGCTAATAATTAAACACGAGAAAGTTAGAGTGATATTTAGTCAAAATCCAGTAAATGGGAACAGACTAAATCATCACTCCGCAAAATCAACAGAGGAGTTGCGACAGACTAGGCCACAACTTAGGGGAACCTGACGAACTGAGTCAGTGAAGACTGACTTACTGTGTTCGTCTTCATTTAGTTCTCTGGAGGTGGGGCGGGTTTTGATGCAGGGTGGCCAAGATTGTTACATAAGTTTACATCTGGCGGGGTTGGTGTGCCTTGGGATGAGGGAGTTAAGATGGCGTGGAATGGAGAATCCCCGTGCTTTGATGCGGGGGATTCTGACGGTGAGGCTTTTCTGGGGGTTATGGTTTAATCTACTTTGGGGGAGGTTGCAAGTAATCCCCATGTTCCGGTGATTAGTAATCCTAAGATAATAGAGGGTTCAGGGACTGATTGTGACTGAGTTTCTGGTCGTAAATTCTCCATAACAGTTGTTGAGGTTTGACAAAGGTCTAGTTCTGTCCGAATGGTCTGACTTCCATCTTCAATTGTTGATGATCCTTGACGACTGTTTCCGATTTGCTTAATTTGATATTGACCGGGTAATCGATCCATAATAAAAAACTGGAAAATACTGGAAACAAAGTTAGTAGATTCACTGTTATTTTGATTCTCTGAATAACTAATGGGTTGAGATACAGGGGTTACATTACAAGTTTTTTCTTCGGTTGCAGGTTGAGATGACTGAGGTTTTAAAAGGGGAGCTATTTGTCCCATTGCATCGGGTAGTCCTACTAGGTTTTCCCCCGTATAAAGAACATTGGGAATCTCGTTAAAGAATCCGAATTCTTGACTGTAACCCATTTGGCGACCAAGAGGATCGGTTAAGATAAAATCTACGGAGTCAAAAGAACCTTGTAACCAACTTGATCGTTGAAACGGATTAATTAATGTGGCAAACTGTTGAGGTTTAAAATATTGGGTTAGAGTTAAATTTTCATCATAAAGAAAGAAAGCCCAATAAGGTATATCTAAGCTAAGATTATTGGGGTCTTTTATAATAGAAGTAATATATTCATAAGTCTCTTCTGTTGTTTTTTCAAGCTCCTTAAATCCCTGTGTTTGAAGATAATCAAATTGGGTGTTGTTTTGATGTTCAAGACTTTGGGGAATAGAGGGCATTCCGTGATGTAGAAAATCCCAAATTCTATACTGTAACATATCATAATTTAATCGTGTACAATGAAGACTAAGGCATGAGATTCCAACTCGATAATCTTGCTCCAAATGTGTAGGAATAAATCCTTGCCTATTGTTAACACGAGCTTCTTCTGCTGCTCGCTCAATTAGACCTACATTAGTAAACTCACCAAACCATCCTTTTTGGGCAAGAGGAGTTAAATTCGTGGTAGATGGAATTAAGTAAGGTTTTCCTACTTGTGATTCAATATAACTGGCCATCGTTTGTGAGATAAAGGGAGGGAGTTGTTTAAATTGATGGTCAAAAGGAGATAGATTATGGTCTTGGATGAATGTGTTAAAGGGTTGAACTATTACACCATACTGGGAATGAGCGTGATAGACGTTACCGTTAAAAAGAAGTGCTACATGACCTCCCTGAATGCCGGGATATTGATCCAAAAATATCAACCCTGAAGAGGCTTGTATTTTTGCCATTAAATTAAATTGCCCACTCCAGTTGTTAGAAGGAGCGAAAATAAAATCAACCTGAGAGCCAATGTTAACCGCAATATTATCCAAATTATAGATACTATGTCCGTTTTGAGAGGAACTATCTTGAGATAGTAAAACTTGATTATCAACGATAATTTTTTGGGCAAAGGTAACATCGGAATTATTACTATCTGTGGAAGGCATTAAGGCAGATAGGGAGATAATTCCGTTGAAGTTACTAACCCAACGGCGGGCAATCCATTCTGGATTATTGCCGCCGTTGATAATTCCTCCAGAAGAGCTAAAAGTTCCCCATTGTGGATTAGAGTTTAGTTGAAAACCATTGCTGTTGTAATATCCATACTGCCATCCATAAAGACTGGTTTCAAGGGAAAAGTCTTTTTCTGAATCGGCAATGAAGGAGCTAGCATAACTGGGAAAAACGGAACTCGATAAACCACAAATTATCAGTAATAGTTGAGCGACGGTATTTTTGAGATTAATCATGATTTTTAAAGGGAGCAGAGGAATGAGGAATAATAAGAAATAATGTAGATTGCACCCTGTTTTAGCTGGGGGGTCGGGTTGCGCTGGTGCTTTAACTAACCGACAAATGGCTAAAATGGTGTTTAGTTTAGGACGGCTAGATAAGGGTTATTGCTGACGAGAGACGGTCAACAAAACACCACTGGCACTGAGCATAATTAATCCCATAATGGTACTGGGTTCAGGGACTGGTTTTGATGGATTGGTTGAACTATCTTGAGTTAATTGAACCCCTAAAACG contains the following coding sequences:
- a CDS encoding S8 family serine peptidase → MVFSWFKKSSSTPDETPLFQAFILEPILTPSGLIDVGEDGIELDPEMALETLEVFEAAVEITDPLEVDLNDLEVLPFMETFDQSEGVEFTSGVFTVGETGEVTIDFVFDGGKYQGELAIFSLEGMEEFEPGSVDFIREAVARSLSDSEMGYVVISDRLEGARFSGELGEPDWNTGEYLGEKTFQMRPGDTFGVMLVPNGTVQRLAANPSAGGSLRPLFSLATANPDDGLNLGQIADVTGEGMTFAWEDARVDGKTDFDYNDIIFRVNGARGEAIHIEEVINPALDWRETELGRALIEYVTFDEPEISIVEGLPDPVRYSLERAVNPDSYSPETLVQNHQWVVGVTSQQLLPNLLTLVEAESLGTTRHIPNTYVWQFGEGVTSGEVLRQLDGLKGLEFAYPLVPRELELRGLLPDDTLLWHLHNPGGESVNINGAWAQGVTGTGVTIAIVDDGVAFNHPALSHNYRVDLSRNFTDSQGFGIYGNDASPGFWQAHGTEMAGIIGGNGYDDGLGDYKGAAPDASLVGLRLDPDSSNPTDLVKADTLSYLNHNIDIYNNSWGPLDNGSTLGAPDPLTQMVLYNGINQGRNGLGSIFVWAGGNGGQQDDGVNFDGYANSRYVIPVAAITREGVQAVYSESGAPLLISAYSSGDGHNIITTDLADYVDTGGTSAAAALTSGVVGLILEAHPSLTWRDVQHILVESARKNDPEDEGWTVNGGGFEHNYKYGFGALDAARAVELAKEWRETGKLVGREWMVTSGVIPVGEQIPENGDSVTSTVEIRENITLEKVEVMFDATHSNRGDLKVVLTSPSGTESILAQPRLKDTGNNFDKWIFTSARHWGESSVGDWTLQVFDENNNEITGELKQWKLNLYGYKPTISIVATNPDAKEGEHSGEFTITRTGNTQEALTVYYTIEGRNSISRPAATPNVDYFLTTENPDDNGNLIQSIDRATGNLAQGSVIIPAGESEVKITVQPVDDDLSEYREMVYLHLAEDQQEDGTEKKDEDKHYEVGTNDIAAVTIWDNNVPLVWLLSHWSSKYQDKGGVATEGSHNAMFKLRRMGDLDQELTVNYSITTEVTEQAFNDIFAPVYPGVSYDQFLTEIFHPAQLDDFTINPRNTRDVFTPNPDPNSMILGTGTVTFAAGQWESPWIDFSPINDDEVEPTEKVIIQIEPSNLQGDDSDVSYIVHPSYNRRQPNYIPIEILDNDSQPVIEMAVTQRASEDGTVGQVTFTRKGFLEGDLEIHYWDNGWWLKALPGIDYEVPEGGYITDAHGRPVVNGEFNQNNRLQGSIIIPDGEESVTLEIVPINNGLRDPNNKRVRIVLREDDAYSIGSRFSVELWIDDINKTEVQWVQQLGTNAFDLATGVAVDGAGYVYLTGRTAGALGDKDSDSPAIQLGDGFVAKYDPNGELTWVKQWGNDGFTEPNSIVVNPHTGDVYISGWTDGEDSMNGSRASFITKYNGSGEVQWTEFVGNKRISGQSSLNYDIASGKMTLGDDGFLYITGYTTGNLGGTVAGTADAWVAKYSPDGEQVWLRQLGASVGSSRWDEATGVAVDKAGNVYLTGHTQGAMKEQTHLGDKDGWLAKYDGEGNFQWVKQFGTMATDEVLGISVYDPNSGGDDHDPSLVRIHLAGYTRGWLGETLDRQKVNIYDWKDPVAVWAGVHGDMSGLGGTYHGQGDAWVAQFTGDGVSEWKRLLGTELADRATGVATDGEGNVYITGYTDGALGELHGEAGGRDGFVAMYNRDGAYQWAVQLGTVRNDVSHAIALGENAVYVAGVTSGVMPAGVNDHTEDNVHHGVGDAWVAKLGQSYLM